GACGTTCAATCTGGAATTTtacgaagaaggaaaaaaataattttgttgaacTTGTCTCGAGAGACATTATTTACATCGACATTCCACACGGAGTTGGGCAAGTGTCGTATTATTTCGAGAGGACCCTCAGCTTGCTCGTTGATCTCGGCAGCACTCAAAAACACAGCACAAGTACGAAAGATGaggaaaaacaatgaaaaccAGAAATAAATGGAGTTTATCATGTACGGTAATTTtctgacgaaataaaaaaaatgaattaaaggTCCTTGGCTTcgtaaaaaagggaaaattctTACACTGTAATGTTCAAAACTTGTAAGCAGATAAAATAGAGATTGCTGAGACACGATAAAATAATGATGGATGAGATATTGTCGTCGACATGTTCCAAAATTTCACAAGCCGAGTTGAAATGACTTCGAATCATGCGCCAAAAATCAGGAGCTccaagctgaaaatttttaaaaaatatgaattttctaaaaattttccaaaaaattacctttgaagaggatttttggtaagtttcgTTCATTAATTCGTTAATTTGGCTGAAACGTTCTGCAATTCCCATGCTAATcatgataatgaaaaaatccacaaaactCCATGCGTACGTCAAAAAGACAGAAAATGTCCAAAAAGCGATCGCCACAGCCGGATGATACCCATATCGCGTAAAAACATGATGATACTCCCTCGTAGCGTAATATCGAAAGCGATTTATAACGGTATCATTACAATGAACTGCCTCCGCTTCATACCCATACACAGCAGAAGCCTTTGCCAAAGCATGTTCGACTCCGGCAAGGAGTAACATTGTCATCGCACTCATGGAAATCTTTCGTCGCAGCTTATTTGTTTGCTTATAAGGTGCTTTCAAGAAGATATTTTCGTTCTTCTCCCAAAACATCATGATTAAACGCCATTTTTTagctacaaaaataaatatgatggCAATCATGATAGCTATGAGCATAAAAAGTACTCCCGAAACATTTTTCGCTGACACTTTTTGTCGTTCTAATCGCTGCACCTCTAAAAATGCCATCAAACATCCTATCAAAGCCGTGACGAAACTAAAAAAGGTCCGAAACGAGAGCCATTTGAAGCGCAAATGATAAGTGTGACTCCCCGAAATCCCTTGAACGGGAAACAAACCGAAACATTGAGTAACGAAAAGTATGGGAAAAATTACGCGATGAAACGAGTTTCGTGAAGGACGAGAAATTTGCGTTTGATTCGGTTTTGCTAAAATCGCAAAAGATCTAAATTTATTGGCAAGGTTCATTGCGAACACTGATTGATTAAAAACTGAACTAAATTTGCGGTTTATTTTACAAAGCAGGCTTGAATCATGTTTGTACTCAATTTCATGATCAACTTGATAAGGAAAAGTGTGGAAAAGTGAAAACAATTAAAGTAGTTGGAAAGGTTAAAAGAACCAAAGCGCTTTAAACGTTCTTGTACAAAACAGACAGAAAAAGCCTTTCATAAATTTACGATGAACAAACAAAGTGAAAATTCGAACAGATGTTCGCTCACAGGTATTTTTCCACGATACATGACgttgtaattaaattcaacaacCACAAGTTAAAGCACATGTATCGCTTTCACATACTTGAATATGTTTGTTATCGTTCATGCTGAAAAAGCAAATCTATCAAACGGTAATCAATTATGCTCAAAAAGGTGTGTATCACATAAATTTCATGTGTTACCAATTAACTTCAAagtcatcaaaataaatttaatttgagaatcttaactttttgattaatttattagagGTTAAGGAGTTTTCAACGAACTTATCAACGGGatttgttaagaaattttttttatgaaaagataTGAAATTCGCTATATTCTATTataaatcttctttttttatttgagaatttctaaattcaactttttaaaaaattatgattttatctCAAATAGACTTTAATTTGTGGCGAATTATTTTGTTCAAGGTTTCAAGTTGATTCTTTTTTCGTTTATGCTTTTGTTTCAGGTTTTGTATTGCCTTCAGCAAGTTTATGGTTATTATTCTCTGTATTGTTGTTCTTTTTATACACGAACATCATCCGAAAATTGTTAATGGatcatcttcaaaaaaatgacaaggCTTACTGGATTTGTGCTTGTTATTACATTGagctttgtttttattatgacATATCAGTAGTATACGACAACCTTTCAAGTAGTCAAGATATTTatgtgctttaaaaaaaacctcttAAGTTACCAAGTTATTCATCCCTTTCAGATATTCGATATATGTGCTCAAGTGCTCAAATTTGTACAATTCCGTTGAAgataaactgattttttttctatttgaagATGCAATTACCAATTTAAACCAAAGATGCATTATTTGTATCTTATGATCTTATTGAAATGTGAAGTTTTAGTATTGTTAAATTCGAAAgaataattcattattttgttttggattTGATATCGCTTTTtctttatatatataattttaaaggattcatcttcaaaaatttatttatttttaacttgagcttaaaaacctaaaaggaattaaaaatagaaaaaatagagaaagtagtcgtctaaagaacgacatactataccgcattttgaTGTTATACGCTTTTTTGTAttcctcattttacaatttcgtactcctcaagtcacattttcgtactcctcatgacccttttgcaatttcatacactttcaaaacaaaactatgtcaaaggaaattttttttttcagtttcaattttttagcagttttgagttaaaaaatgattaaaaatgataaattagagctctctgacaaatttttatccatttggagcaagatttgacaaaaatggctttgacacagtttttgacatagtttttgacacagttttttgccttgatttagttttcaaatcaaaactatgtcaaaggaaaatttttttttcagtttcaaatttttagcagttttgagttaaaaaatgattaaaaatgataaattagagctctctgacaaatttttatccatttggagcaagatttgacaaaaatggctttgacacagtttttgacatagtttttgacacagttttttgccttgatttagttttcaaatcaaaactatgtcaaaggaaaatttttttttcagtttcaaatttttagcagttttgagttaaaaaatgattaaaaatgataaattagagctctctgacaaatttttatccatttggagcaagatttgacaaaaatggctttgacacagtttttgacatagtttttgacacagttttttgccttgatttagttttcaaatcaaaactatgtcaaaggaaaatttttttttcagtttcaaatttttagcagttttgagttaaaaaatgattaaaaatgataaattagagctctctgacaaatttttatccatttggagcaagatttgacaaaaatggctttgacacagtttttgacatagtttttgacacagttttttgccttgatttagttttcaaatcaaaactatgtcaaaggaaaatttttttttcagtttcaatttttttcagttttgagttaaaaaatgattaaaaatgataaattagagctctctgacaaatttttatccatttggagcaagatttgacaaaaatggctttgacacatttagtcaaagtttttttttcagtttcaaatttttagcagttttgagttaaaaaatgattaaaaatgataaattagagctctctgacaaatttttatccatttggagcaagatttgacaaaaatggctttgacacagtttttgacatagtttttgacacagttttttgccttgatttagttttcaaatcaaaactatgtcaaaggaaaatttttttttcagtttcaaatttttagcagttttgagttaaaaaatgattaaaaatgataaattagagctctctgacaaatttttatccatttggagcaagatttgacaaaaatggctttgacacagtttttgacacagtttttgacacagttttttgccttgatttagttttcaaatcaaaactatgtcaaaggaaaatttttttttcagtttcaaatttttagcagttttgagttaaaaaatgattaaaaatgataaattagagctctctgacaaatttttatccatttggagcaagatttgacaaaaatggctttgacacagtttttgacatagtttttgacacagttttttgccttgatttagttttcaaatcaaaactatgtcaaaggaaaatttttttttcagtttcaaatttttagcagttttgagttaaaaaatgattaaaaatgataaattagagctctctgacaaatttttatccatttggagcaagatttgacaaaaatggctttgacacagtttttgacacagttttttgccttgatttagttttcaaatcaaaactatgtcaaaggaaaatttttattcagtttcaaatttttagcagttttgagttaaaaaatgattaaaaatgataaattagagctctctgacaaatttttatccatttggagcaagatttgacaaaaatggctttgacacagtttttgacatagtttttgacacagttttttgccttgatttagttttcaaatcaaaactatgtcaaaggaaaatttttttttcagtttcaaatttttagcagttttgagttaaaaaatgattaaaaatgataaattagagctctctgacaaatttttatccatttggagcaagatttgacaaaaatggctttgacacagtttttgacatagtttttgacacagttttttgccttgatttagttttcaaatcaaaactatgtcaaaggaaaatttttttttcagtttcaaatttttagcagttttgagttaaaaaatgattaaaaatgataaattagagctctctgacaaatttttatccatttggagcaagatttgacaaaaatggctttgacacagtttttgacatagtttttgacacagttttttgccttgatttagttttcaaatcaaaactatgtcaaaggaaaattttttttttcagtttcaaatttttagcagttttgagttaaaaaatgattaaaaatgataaattagagctctctgacaaatttttatccatttggagcaagatttgacaaaaatggctttgacacagtttttgacatagtttttgacacagttttttgccttgatttagttttcaaatcaaaactatgtcaaaggaaaatttttttttcagtttcaaatttttagcagttttgatttaaaaaatgattaaaaatgataaattagagctctctgacaaatttttatccatttggagcaagatttgacaaaaatggctttgacacagtttttgacatagtttttgacacagttttttgccttgatttagttttcaaatcaaaactatgtcaaaggaaaattttttttttcagtttcaattttttagcagttttgagttaaaaaatgattaaaaatgataaattagagctctctgacaaatttttatccatttggagcaagatttgacaaaaatggctttgacacagtttttgaaaaaagttcaatccatttggagcaaatttgacaaaaatggctttgacacagtttttgacatagtttttgacacagttttttgaaagttttcaaatcaaaactatgtcaaaggaaaaatttttttcaatttcatttttttatgcccAAAGACTAAGaattacttacaaaaattttaagggcacaccggaacacacacacacacacacgacaagtcgagtttaataccgcattttttcttcgaaatgcggtaaaaataaataaaaaagttcaataaaaagaaaaaattcttaaaatttatacttaacttgataaaaattgaaaaattaataagttcgTCGAAAACTTCAGTTAAACTCGCATTCCATCGAAATTCCTCGCAAAATTCCCATACAAAGAATTTTGATCAACCAAATTATGCGATAATTGACAATCATTCTCTTTCCATCAATTGCAGTCAATTATATTATAACATTTAcctgtaaataaacaaaaaaaggtacAATTTGACCTACATATTGTGTCACAAAgacaatgaacaaaaattgttccATGTAAACTGTCATTAACATCCTTGTTGATACTGATTCGTGTTTTACAACCGAATAATTTGCATTAATAGAATAGAAATTTGATGTAtgtagataaatattttgcaaaggTAAACAACCGTGTAATATATAATGATGATTTGCTCCAGTTTGTCTAAAGCTCAACATGCCACACGACGGATTTCTGCCATAACAAAGTTGATTTTGTGTAATAACATTCATCAAGCATGTTTACCGTGGAGAAATGGCAACAAAATGTAATACGTCTCGTATCGATATGAGAACGATGATAAGAAAACTTGATTCATTTATGTGATATGACAATTTTCCTCCCTCAGGGTACGATATGTTATTGTTACATTATATTGAATTGCTGCTCGAGATACACACTTGCGGAGAAGATTGATTGGATcgcttttattgaattttcggcGAAACACTTGTTCTGAGAGACACAACTGAGGGTTGTATAAAAGAATCGCATAAAAGAAGACAAATCGAtcattttttcgataattttcgaataatgaAAGTTCAAGGTCACACTGGAAGGGGATTCATCAAGTATCACGCATCGACacgtcattaattttaattttagctacTCAATTACTTCCTGATTGATTCAAGCCAAGCCAAAACCAGACGTCTCCGtttgtttttatcaaaacatttCTCACTCTAtggtttattgatttttgccATTCGCTTTGAGGGAAGcttcaaaagttttcaatttcatgTAAATCACCTGTCTAGTCGTCGATCCATTACTCATACTCGAAAGATGAAACCAAAATGTTGCTTTGTTTGGGAATACAGACATAGAATTGTGTTCCAAGAGATCTATTTATTCGTAAGTAATTGGAAAATTCAAAGCTTTGTGCGAAAACATCTATATAAAAGCAAAATGGTGAGGTAGAAATGGTTTTCGATCATCAAACAACatcaattcaattgaaatatCTCAAATTAGAAGCCTTTAGTTAATTTGGATTTTATGACATTAGCAATTTCCTCGACAGCTTTTGCATTTTCTTCAAAGCCAGGTAACTCGTCTTTGCATTGATCGAACCATCGTTGAAGCTCGGGATAGTCATTCAATTTGGCTCCAAGctcctgaaaaaaatgttagaaggttttatgaactttggatgaaaaattagttCGTTACGAATAATGTTGAAAGAGTTGCCAATAAAGTTGTATCAGCGATTGTGATTTCATCGCCAGCCATCCATTTGCTTGAAGAAAGGATGTCGTTGAGCCATTTAAAGACCTCGTAGATGCTTTCGATATGTTCGTCTGTGATTTCAGTTCCTCCTTTCTTGATGTTTtccttaatttgaaaaaaaaaactttaactttgacttaagcttaagttttatgacttaagcttaagttttatgacttaagcttaagttttatgacttaagcttaagttttatgacttaagcttaagttttatgacttaagcttaaattttatgacttaagtcaaattgaaaagcttaagttataaaaattttcaagaatccaaagatatttttttccaaatttgatttaaaagatcaaaaacaATCAACTTCTTTTACAACTTAaagttaagtcaaaaaattttagattcttaagttgaagttttttcttaagtcaaaagatTTATCAACTTACAAAAACTTTTGCCATTCGAGAAAAAACTGTTCCTTCATCGAAACACAAACGTTGATCAACTATCGAACGAAGTTTCGGATCTTCAGGATATAACGAACTTCCCGGAGCTCTCGAGTTCACCAAATATCTCGAAATAGCTCGAGACTCTGTCAAAATATGCCCATTGTCGTTAATGACAGGCACAGTATGTTGCGGATTGATTTCAAGATACCATGGCTCAAGATTCTCtcgtttaatcaaatttacttCCTTGatctaatttcgaaaaaattgaaaaaatgcaaGTCACATTTATTCGCTTGAATTACCTCTAATTCAATGTCAAGGCTACGTGCAGTTAGTAAAACTGCACGAGAAACTGGCGAGAATGGAAAGTGATAAAGAATGATGGGATCCATATCTGTTGAAATTTAAAGTCGGAAATAGACTGAGACGAGTTTAAAGTTGTCATTGTCCTTTATAGAAACAGAATGGAAGAGTCtagacataaaatttaaatggccTTTCAACGGAAAGGATAAACGCATACGTGTACACATTTTTCTATTCAACGCCATGGTTACTCGATAGATACAACAAAGTTGACTTGTTAAATGAACTACGGAGAAATTATGTACACAGAGGCGATgatgtgaatgaaaaatttatcaaattcaaGGACAGTTTggaattttatgtttgtttaatggaaatcgatttatttacttttttttacctcaaCTTTTAGTTTACTTAGGATATCAATTCAtgtgagaattttaaatttaaatgatgacgtgtggaattttaaaatacattggTTATTTAAAGAATATGGAAAGTTTTCAAAGCGGGCGTTTTTGagtgaaataaattatcaaaggATCTTATTGACGAAAAAGatctaaatttcaaaaatgtagGCGTCTTTTTACTATCAGTTTTCTCATTGTTCTGTAGAGGGCGCTGCAATCACTTctagtcaatttttaacagttaattgactttatttttttaactttctttttaagcttgaaactcatcaaaaattacgaaaatgtctttggatgccttttggatggttctcaagtttaaaaattgataaataaaaaatacgtaatttttattttgaaggtccatttgatggtttttaagcttcaaattgaacaaaagtcatagaaaatgtctttggacgccttttggatggttctcaagtttaaaaattgataaataaaaaatacgtaaaaatttacgtaatttttacgtaaaaaatacgtaatttttattttgaaggtccatttgatggtttttaagcttaaaattgaaaagtaaaaaaaaattggaaaaattaaaaaaaaaaaaacttttttaaaaatcaaaaaaactttagaaaaaaaaattaatcttaaaaaaataaaaattttccatcaacaCACGTCATCTAAACAAATGTTTATTTCCTGCGAAAATTTCCCATCAtacaaaatcaactaaaagcataaaacccataaaaaattcaacattttcgattatttatccaata
The sequence above is drawn from the Culicoides brevitarsis isolate CSIRO-B50_1 chromosome 1, AGI_CSIRO_Cbre_v1, whole genome shotgun sequence genome and encodes:
- the LOC134827243 gene encoding glutathione S-transferase D6-like; amino-acid sequence: MDPIILYHFPFSPVSRAVLLTARSLDIELEIKEVNLIKRENLEPWYLEINPQHTVPVINDNGHILTESRAISRYLVNSRAPGSSLYPEDPKLRSIVDQRLCFDEGTVFSRMAKVFENIKKGGTEITDEHIESIYEVFKWLNDILSSSKWMAGDEITIADTTLLATLSTLFELGAKLNDYPELQRWFDQCKDELPGFEENAKAVEEIANVIKSKLTKGF
- the LOC134837881 gene encoding gustatory receptor for sugar taste 64a-like — protein: MNLANKFRSFAILAKPNQTQISRPSRNSFHRVIFPILFVTQCFGLFPVQGISGSHTYHLRFKWLSFRTFFSFVTALIGCLMAFLEVQRLERQKVSAKNVSGVLFMLIAIMIAIIFIFVAKKWRLIMMFWEKNENIFLKAPYKQTNKLRRKISMSAMTMLLLAGVEHALAKASAVYGYEAEAVHCNDTVINRFRYYATREYHHVFTRYGYHPAVAIAFWTFSVFLTYAWSFVDFFIIMISMGIAERFSQINELMNETYQKSSSKLGAPDFWRMIRSHFNSACEILEHVDDNISSIIILSCLSNLYFICLQVLNITVKLPYMINSIYFWFSLFFLIFRTCAVFLSAAEINEQAEGPLEIIRHLPNSVWNVDIERLADQIRTQTIALSGMKFFFMTRRLLFGMIGTIITYEIVMMQNDQSSKSPYKIDCSLVYDIEA